The DNA sequence AACACACCGACCAGGTGCGCCTGTTCCACCGCGGGCGCCTCCCCGAAGCGCACATCGTCCTCCGGGCTCTCGACGAGCACGGTGACCGAACCCACCCACACCCCTTCGGGCGACTCCGCGACGAACTGCCGGACACGACCGCCCCCGCCCTCGGCGGCATCAGCCGCGCGCTCCTGCCAGAAGGCGTCCGGTTTCGCCACCGCTTCCTCGTACGACTCCAGAAACGCCACCGGGGCCGCCGGGTCCCGCAGAGCGTCCAGCCGCAACTGTCTGACCTGCGGCCATTCGTCAGCCCGCACCGCACGCATCACATAATCCATGCTCCGATCCTCACCCCCGCCCGCCCCACGTTCAACCGACTAACCCCACCGCGACCGCGACCACCGCCACCCCCAGAGCGACCGCGCCCACACCCCGTCGTACCCCGGTACTACGCCCCAGGCCCACGTCCAGCCCCCGGTCGGACGACCGTGCCGCGCCGTCTCCGTAGCGTCGACCGCATGATCAAGGCACACGGCCTCACCAAGCGGTACGGCGACAGAACCGTCGTCCAGGACCTCGACTTCACCGTCCGCCCCGGCACGGTGACCGGCTTCCTCGGCCCCAACGGCGCCGGGAAGTCCACGACGATGCGCATACTCCTCGGCCTCGACGCCCCGACGCACGGCCGCTCCACCGTCAACGGCCGCTCCTACGCCGCCCACCCCGCGCCCCTCACCCAGGTCGGCGCCCTGCTGGAGGCCCGGTCCGCCCACCCGGGCCGGTCCGCCCTCAACCACCTGATGGCCCTCGCCCACACCCACGGCATCCCGCGCCGCCGCGTCGAGGAAGTCATCGACCTCGCCGGGCTCACCGACGCCGCCCACCGGAGGGTCAAGGGCTTCTCCCTCGGCATGGGCCAGCGACTCGGCATCGCCGCCGCCCTCCTCGGCGACCCCGCCACCGTCATCCTGGACGAACCGGTCAACGGTCTGGACCCCGAAGGCGTCCTGTGGATCCGCACCCTCCTCACCTCTCTCGCAGCCGAAGGCCGTACGGTCCTCGTCTCCTCCCACCTGATGAGCGAGATGGCCCTCACCGCCGACCACCTGATCGTCATCGGCCGAGGCAGGCTCCTCGCCGACACCACGGTGGCCGAGCTGATCCGCTCGGCGGGCGGGGCATCCGTCAGGGTCGTCACCCCCCAGCCGGACGAACTGAGCGCACACCTGGCGAACCCGGGCGTGACCATCACCACCACGCACGTCCCCACCACGCACGTCCCCACCACGCGCGTCCCCACCACGCACGTCCCCACCGCCGACGCCCCGGCTCACGAACTCCGGATCCGAGGCGTGGACGCGGCGCACATCGGAGGCGTGGCCGCCGCGCACGCGATCACCCTGCACGAACTCACGCCGCAGACCGTGTCGCTGGAGCAGGCGTTCATGGACCTCACCCAGGAATCGGTCGACCACCGGCCACAGCGGGAGACCCCGTCCCCGCTTCCCGGCCCCTCCCCTCGCACCGGAGCAGCAGCATGACCACAACCCATCCCACCCCCGCGCTCTCACACCCCGCAGGACCATCGCGGTACGGCATCACCGGGCCCCGGATCCTGCGCTCGGAATGGCACAAACTCCACTCCCTGCGCTCCACCTGGATCACCGTCGTCTCCGCGGTCGTCATGGTCCTGGGCGTCGGTCTGATCATGGGCGGGACCTACACCTCCGGCGGCGGGGACTCCGACGTCGACACGGTCGTCCTGACCCTGTACGGCAGCATGCTCGGCCAGTTGTGCCTGGTCGTCCTGGGCATTCTGATGACCGCCGGCGAGTACGCGACCGGCATGATCCGCTCCTCGCTCACCGCCGTACCCGCCCGGCTCCCCGTCCTGTGGGCCAAGGCCGCGGTGTTCGCCGCCACCGTCTTCACGGTCATGTTCGCGACGGCCCTGGTCACGTTCGCGGCGGCCCAGGCCTTCCTCCACGACACCGACCAGGCCGCCTCGTTCACCGACCCGGGCATCCTGCGCGCCCTGGCGGGGAACGCGGCCGCTCTCACCCTGATGGGCCTGCTCGCCCTCGGCCTCGGCGCACTGCTGCGCTCCGTGCCCGGTGCGATCGGCGCGTTCATCGGCGGCGTCATGATCCTGCCGGAGATCCTCGGGATGCTCCCGTACGACGCCGTCGAGCGCGCCATCATGTACTTTCCCACCCAAGCCGCCGGTGCCCTGGGCTCCGCCACCCCCATCCCGGGGACCGCCTCCCCCGGCCCCGCCCTGCTCGCCCTCACCGTATGGGCGGGCACGACACTGGCCGCGGCAGCGCTGGGGCTCCGACGCCGCGACGTCTGACCCACGAGGAGAGCGACCAGGTGACGGACCACCCCCAGGCCGCGGGCACGCTCCCGGCGACGCCCGACGCCGCCACAGCCCCACCACCCCCGCCCGCCGGCACCGCAGGCGCCACCCACCCCGCCGAGACGGCCCCCCTCACCAGGATCATCCGCGGCGCCCTGGACCGCCTCCGCGCCTTCGACCGACGTCGGCCACGGGTCTGGGACGCGGCGGTGACCGCGTTCTGGACCGTGGCGGCGGTGCTCGACTACACCTCAGGCGGCTGGCGGACCGTCGCACACGACGACGTGACGGCGCCCGAAGCGCTGGTGCTCCTGATGAGCCTCTGCTTCTCGCTGCCGCTCCTGTGGCGCCGCACGCACCCCATGGCCGTCCTGCTGCTGATGGCACCGGCGTCCCTGGTGAACGTCTGGACGGGCGCCGTGGTCCAGGCCGCACTCCTCCAGCTGATCCCGGTGTTCCAGCTCGTCCTGCGCTCCTCCTTCCGTACGGTCGGGGCCGCGGCAGCGCTGTTCGTCGCCCCGGTCCTGGCCATCGGCGTCCGCATCCCCTCCACCTGGGGGCAGGAAGTGGTCTCGTACGTCTGGGGCCTGGTCTTCGTCGTCCTCCTGGGGATCGCGGTCCGCACGCGTCGCGAGTACACCGAGGCCCTGGTCGAGCGCGCCCACCGGCTGGAGCGCGAACGCGACCAGCAGGCCCGGCTCGCCGCAGCCGCCGAACGCACGCGCATCGCGCGGGAGATGCACGACATCATCGGCCACAACCTGTCCGTCATCACGGGCCTGGCGGACGGCGGGGCGTACGCGGCCCGGAAGAACCCGGAACGCGCGGGCCAGGCGCTGGAAGCCATCGGCGCCACCAGCAGGCAGGCCCTGTCCGAGCTGCGCCGTCTCCTGGGTGTCCTGCGCGACGACCACCCCGAGGCCGAACGCACCCCGCAGCCCACGCTCGACGAACTGGCCCCTCTCATCGAACGCGTACGCCGGGCAGGACTGCCCGTCCACCTGGAGTTCCACGGCGAACCCCGCCCGCGGTCACTCACTCCGGGCCGCCAACTCACCGTGTACCGAGTGGTCCAGGAAGCCCTGACCAACACCCTCAAGCACGCCACCCCGCCCGCTACGGGCCCGCGCCCCCCGCTGGAGCCCCACCAGGCGCCCCTGTCCGCGACGGTCACCCTCACGTACACCCGCACACACCTGGACGCCCGCATCACCGACACGGGCAACGGAGCCGGTCAGACCCCCGGCACCGACGAAACACCACCACCGCCGGCCCAGGGCATCATGGGCATGCGGGAACGCGCCGCACTGTACGACGGCACCCTCGAAGCGGGCCCGCTGCCGGACCACGGCGGATGGCAGATACGGCTCCGCCTTCCCCTGGAGGACACGCACCAGTGACGACCGTACTCATCGCCGACGACCAGCCGATGCAGCGCTTCGGCTTCCGCATGCTGCTGGAGAGCCAGGACGACATGACGGTCGTCGGCGAGGCCGGCAACGGCGACGAGGCCGTCCGGCTGGTCGCCCGCCACCACCCCGACGTCGTGCTGATGGACATCCGTATGCCGGGCCAGGACGGCATCGAGGTGACCCGGCGCATCATCGCCTCGGGCGCCCGCACCCGCATCCTGATCGTCACGACGTTCGACCTGGACGAGTACGCCTACGACGGCCTGCGCGCCGGCGCCAGCGGCTTCCTGGTCAAGGACGCCCTGCCCGAAGAACTCCTCGCCGGCATCCGCGCGGTGGCCGCCGGTGACGCGGTGGTGGCCCCGACCCTGACCCGCCGTCTTCTCGACGCCTACGTGCACCACCTTCCAGCGGTACCAGGCGCACCCGCCGCGTCGGACCCGCGCATCACCGCGCTGACGGAACGGGAACGGGAGGTCCTCACCGTCATCGGCCAGGGCTGGTCGAACACGGAGATAGCCACCCGTCTCCACCTCGCCGAATCCACGGTGAAGACGCACGTGACCCGCATCCTCGCCAAGACCGGCGCGAGGGACCGCGTCCAGGCGGTCATCCTGGCGTACGACACCCGCCTGGTCACACCGTCGTAGACCGGGTCGGGCGGCGATACACCACCGCCACAAGGGCCGTGAACGCAGGAAAGCCCCGCACCAAATGGTGCGGGGCTTTCCCGGAAAAATTGTTCGGCGGCGTCCTACTCTCCCACAGGGTCCCCCCTGCAGTACCATCGGCGCTGAAAGGCTTAGCTTCCGGGTTCGGAATGTAACCGGGCGTTTCCCTAACGCAATGACCACCGAAACACTATGAAATTAACCAACACCGGAGAAAAACACGGCCGTTCGTTATTTCAGAACTAACACAGTGGACGCGAGCAACTGAGGACAAGCCCTCGGCCTATTAGTACCAGTCAGCTCCACCCGTTACCGGGCTTCCACATCTGGCCTATCAACCCAGTCGTCTACTGGGAGCCTTAACCCTTCAAGAGGGTGGGAATACTCATCTCGAAGCAGGCTTCCCGCTTAGATGCTTTCAGCGGTTATCCTTTCCGAACGTAGCCAACCAGCCATGCCCTTGGCAGGACAACTGGCACACCAGAGGTTCGTCCGTCCCGGTCCTCTCGTACTAGGGACAGCCCTTCTCAATATTCCTACGCGCGCAGCGGATAGGGACCGAACTGTCTCACGACGTTCTAAACCCAGCTCGCGTACCGCTTTAATGGGCGAACAGCCCAACCCTTGGGACCGACTCCAGCCCCAGGATGCGACGAGCCGACATCGAGGTGCCAAACCATCCCGTCGATATGGACTCTTGGGGAAGATCAGCCTGTTATCCCCGGGGTACCTTTTATCCGTTGAGCGACAGCGCTTCCACAAGCCACTGCCGGATCACTAGTCCCGACTTTCGTCCCTGCTCGACCCGTCGGTCTCACAGTCAAGCTCCCTTGTGCACTTACACTCAACACCTGATTGCCAACCAGGCTGAGGGAACCTTTGGGCGCCTCCGTTACTCTTTAGGAGGCAACCGCCCCAGTTAAACTACCCATCAGACACTGTCCCTGATCCGGATCACGGACCCAGGTTAGACATCCAGCACGACCAGAGTGGTATTTCAACGACGACTCCACAACCACTGGCGTGGCCGCTTCACAGTCTCCCACCTATCCTACACAAGCCGAACCGAACACCAATATCAAACTATAGTAAAGGTCCCGGGGTCTTTCCGTCCTGCTGCGCGAAACGAGCATCTTTACTCGTAGTGCAATTTCAC is a window from the Streptomyces sp. MMBL 11-1 genome containing:
- a CDS encoding ABC transporter permease → MTTTHPTPALSHPAGPSRYGITGPRILRSEWHKLHSLRSTWITVVSAVVMVLGVGLIMGGTYTSGGGDSDVDTVVLTLYGSMLGQLCLVVLGILMTAGEYATGMIRSSLTAVPARLPVLWAKAAVFAATVFTVMFATALVTFAAAQAFLHDTDQAASFTDPGILRALAGNAAALTLMGLLALGLGALLRSVPGAIGAFIGGVMILPEILGMLPYDAVERAIMYFPTQAAGALGSATPIPGTASPGPALLALTVWAGTTLAAAALGLRRRDV
- a CDS encoding response regulator produces the protein MTTVLIADDQPMQRFGFRMLLESQDDMTVVGEAGNGDEAVRLVARHHPDVVLMDIRMPGQDGIEVTRRIIASGARTRILIVTTFDLDEYAYDGLRAGASGFLVKDALPEELLAGIRAVAAGDAVVAPTLTRRLLDAYVHHLPAVPGAPAASDPRITALTEREREVLTVIGQGWSNTEIATRLHLAESTVKTHVTRILAKTGARDRVQAVILAYDTRLVTPS
- a CDS encoding ABC transporter ATP-binding protein gives rise to the protein MIKAHGLTKRYGDRTVVQDLDFTVRPGTVTGFLGPNGAGKSTTMRILLGLDAPTHGRSTVNGRSYAAHPAPLTQVGALLEARSAHPGRSALNHLMALAHTHGIPRRRVEEVIDLAGLTDAAHRRVKGFSLGMGQRLGIAAALLGDPATVILDEPVNGLDPEGVLWIRTLLTSLAAEGRTVLVSSHLMSEMALTADHLIVIGRGRLLADTTVAELIRSAGGASVRVVTPQPDELSAHLANPGVTITTTHVPTTHVPTTRVPTTHVPTADAPAHELRIRGVDAAHIGGVAAAHAITLHELTPQTVSLEQAFMDLTQESVDHRPQRETPSPLPGPSPRTGAAA
- a CDS encoding GNAT family N-acetyltransferase, with product MDYVMRAVRADEWPQVRQLRLDALRDPAAPVAFLESYEEAVAKPDAFWQERAADAAEGGGGRVRQFVAESPEGVWVGSVTVLVESPEDDVRFGEAPAVEQAHLVGVFVRPEVRGTGVTDALFQEAVAWAWSLSSPRLERVRLYVHEKNARAAAFYRRFGFVPSGQRIPAPGGRGELELEYVLGRGER
- a CDS encoding sensor histidine kinase, which gives rise to MTDHPQAAGTLPATPDAATAPPPPPAGTAGATHPAETAPLTRIIRGALDRLRAFDRRRPRVWDAAVTAFWTVAAVLDYTSGGWRTVAHDDVTAPEALVLLMSLCFSLPLLWRRTHPMAVLLLMAPASLVNVWTGAVVQAALLQLIPVFQLVLRSSFRTVGAAAALFVAPVLAIGVRIPSTWGQEVVSYVWGLVFVVLLGIAVRTRREYTEALVERAHRLERERDQQARLAAAAERTRIAREMHDIIGHNLSVITGLADGGAYAARKNPERAGQALEAIGATSRQALSELRRLLGVLRDDHPEAERTPQPTLDELAPLIERVRRAGLPVHLEFHGEPRPRSLTPGRQLTVYRVVQEALTNTLKHATPPATGPRPPLEPHQAPLSATVTLTYTRTHLDARITDTGNGAGQTPGTDETPPPPAQGIMGMRERAALYDGTLEAGPLPDHGGWQIRLRLPLEDTHQ